The genomic stretch GAAAACTCTTTTCACCATGgacaagagaaaaaatattttgcaacttttttaatAACTTGCAAGCTTCTTTAATGCATTGACCAATACTGCGACAAATCTTTATGGCACTGATGACAATTCTTAAGAGCTCAGCATTCACTGATATCTTAGAAGCATCTGGTTTAGCCAGCAAAGCAAGTAAATGGGAGATAAAATCTTTCACTTCTTTGgcttcaatttttctttccattcccTCAAGCTGGATTTTCATCAACTGCCTGGATAAAACAGCTGTAGTAGTTTTATCAGCACCTGGGATGTCAAAGTGTACGACAGTTGTCAGAATCTTTTTCAGCCTCCGGTAGTTGCCAAACTCCTTTAACATATCAGCAATTCTTCCCAGCAACTTCGCTGGTAGTTGTGCATCATTTGTTTTCCTCATAGAGATGTCATGACACAAGGAAGCTGCAGCTGTAGTGAGATCTGCTGCTTTTTCATATTCACCCACGACCTTCTTCAGAAAAGCTTGGTTCAGGGTAACTACTGCATTTTTCAGACAATGTTTTTGTTGCTGAAAGCAAATGTTGGCAATTCTGAAGCATTCGTCACTCTCCTCATAAAGTGCAACTTCAGTGAACATTATCCCAAGGTTATTCATCAGGAAGCCAACTTTGGGATGGTACATGTGGTACTGATCAAGAGATGTAAAGTAACTTTTTACTTCTTCTAAACACGTTCTGTCACCTTTTGCAAAGGCAAAAGCACTAAGGACTGACAGGCAGTTCACTTGGTTTAAACTGTCATCCTCATGGTTGGTTAGACATAGGAATTCAGATTGGTTATCACTCCAAGGTTTCAGGATGGTCTGTTCAACATAGCGTAGTAGTGATTTAAACTGGAAACTTTTATCCTCTTCAGTACCAAACAGGTCACAGGGAGCCACTACATAGTTGTTAGCTGCCTTTCCTTTCAAAAAGGTAT from Porites lutea chromosome 1, jaPorLute2.1, whole genome shotgun sequence encodes the following:
- the LOC140938984 gene encoding uncharacterized protein — translated: MVVEFTMEDNYKVLLEKIQHILHVERQCGYTFLKGKAANNYVVAPCDLFGTEEDKSFQFKSLLRYVEQTILKPWSDNQSEFLCLTNHEDDSLNQVNCLSVLSAFAFAKGDRTCLEEVKSYFTSLDQYHMYHPKVGFLMNNLGIMFTEVALYEESDECFRIANICFQQQKHCLKNAVVTLNQAFLKKVVGEYEKAADLTTAAASLCHDISMRKTNDAQLPAKLLGRIADMLKEFGNYRRLKKILTTVVHFDIPGADKTTTAVLSRQLMKIQLEGMERKIEAKEVKDFISHLLALLAKPDASKISVNAELLRIVISAIKICRIAKYFFSCPW